AAGGAGTCGTGCATGAAGAGGCCCATGAGAAAACTACTGGCCCTGGCGTTCTTCGCCATACTTTCCAATCTCGCTACCGCGCAAACACCCCAGCAAGAAAAAATGAAGGCCTGCAATGCGGATGCGGCAAAGAAGGAACTCAAGGGCGGCGATCGCAAGAAATTCATGAGCCAGTGCCTGTCCGCGAAGAAAGAAGAGCAAGCGGATAAGAAGAAGGAACTCACCGCCCAGCAGCAAAAAATGAAGGGCTGCAACGCCGAAGCGAAAACAAAGGATCTCAAAGGCGATGCGCGTAAGAAGTTCATGAGCGAGTGCCTCTCCAAGTAATCCGCGGTCTCTCGCATGCACAAAAAACTCCGCTAGCGCGGGGTTCTTTATGCGTTTTGCGAACCTAGCCGGGCGGCACTGCGATGAACATCCTTTGTTCGTTGCGCTGAATGAGCAACGCGACTGGCCGGCCACCGGAGGCCGACCCCGCCAAGGAGTCCAGTTGCGAAGCGGAGGTGATTTTTTCGCCATTAAGCGAAACCACCACGTCGCCTTGGCGAACACCGGCTTTTTGCGCCGCGCCCTTGGCCTGCCTCACCAACGCGCCGCCCGGCACACCCAGTTGTTTCTGCTGGCTGGACGAAAGATCCTCCACCACCAGCCCTAGTTTGTTCGCGGAGCCGGAGCCGGGCTCGCCGCGGGCCATGACCTTCTCCGGCGAAAATTCTCCCACCTTGATGGCGATCTCCAATTCCTTTCCGCCACGCCAGATTTTGACCTTGGCCTGGGCGCCAGGACGCGTCGCGCCGACCAATGGAGGCAAGTCGCGCGAATCGCGAATGGGTTTGCCGTTGTAGGCGAGGATCACGTCACCCGCTTCCACACCAGCCATGCCGGCGGGCCCGCCTTTCTCGATTTCGGCCACCAAAGCGCCCTCCGCGTTGGTTAACCCAAAGGACTTGGCAAGCTCGGGGCTGAGTTCTTGAATTTTCACGCCCATGCGCCCGCGCGCGACCTTCCCATGCTCTTTGATCTGCTTGGACACATCCATGGCGATGTCTATGGGAATGGCAAAGGAGATACCCATGTACCCGCCTGAGCGCGTATAGATCTGGGAGTTGACGCCGATCACCTCGCCGCGCAGGTTGAACAACGGGCCGCCAGAATTACCGGGGTTGATGGCGACGTCGGTCTGAATGAAAGGCACGTAATTTTCGTCTGGGAGTGCGCGCCCCTTGGCGCTGATGATGCCCGCGGAGATGCTGTTCTCGAAGCCAAAGGGAGCACCAATGGCCGCCACCCACTCGCCCACCTTGGTGTTCGCTGGATTGCCTATGGGCGCGACAGGCAGGCCTTGCGCTTCGATCTTGACCAGCGCCACATCCGTCTGCCGGTCCGTGCCTAGGACCTTGGCTATGAACTCGCGCTTGTCCGTGAGCTTGACTGTAACGCTCTTCTCGTCGCCGACCACATGGGCGTTGGTCAATATCTCGCCATCGGCGCTGACAATAAATCCCGAGCCCATGGAGGCCCGCTTCGGGGTGGGACCGGGATGTCCGCGAAAAGGCTGGAAGCGCTTGAACAACTCATCCCACGGCATACCGAAGGGCGGCGGCGCAGTGGAATCTTCGTCTTCACCGGCCGCCTCGCGTGCCACGGTGATATTCACCACGACGGGGCCTTGCCGTTCCACCAAAGCGGAAAAATCCGGGAGCTGCAGCGGGGCCACAACGGCCGCGGCCGAGGGTTGCGGATTGGCTTGCGCGGAATTCGGTACGTCAACCTTTTGACAAGCGGCGAGCAACAAAAGAAGCGCGAAAGCGCAACGGCGAGCCATCATGCAAACTCCTGGATAGCGAACGGGATCACGCTTAGGTGGGACCTGCCCCGGGTAGTTCAACCTGGAACGGCACGCCGCACAAGGTGGCCATTGACCGCCCGTCCCGCGCGCCCTTCACATGAAGCGGTTTACACGCTTAGAGCGTGAACACGGTCGAGCCGGTGGTCTTGCGTCCTTCCAAGGCCCGGTGGGCCTGGGCGGCGTCCTTGAGCGCATAGCGCTGGTTGATTTCGATCTTGACCTTGCCCGCTTTCACCACATCGAAAAGTTCGTTGGCGCTGGCCACCAAGTCTTCGCGACGGCCGGTGTAGACCATGAGCGAGGGACGCGTTACGTAGAGGGAGCCCTTTGCGGCCAGCAGATTTAGATCGAACGCCCCCACGGGGCCGGATCCATTACCAAATACGGCGAGCAATCCGCGCGGCATCAAACAATCCAGCGATCCGGCGAAGGTGTCCTTACCCACCGAGTCGTACACCACGGGCACCTTTTTGCCGCCGGTGATTTCCATGACGCGCTCGGCGAAGTTCTCGCGCGTGTAAACGATGGTGTGGTGGCAACCGTGTGCCTTGGCGATGGCCGCCTTTTCGTCGGACCCGACCGTACCGATCACCGTCACGCCCAAAGCCTTCAGCCACTGGCAAGCGATCAGACCCACGCCCCCCGCCGCCGCGTGAAACAGCACCGTCTCGCCCTTCTGCACCCGGTAGGTACGGCGGATCAGGTACTGCACGGTCATGCCCTTCAGCATCATGGCCGCGGCCTGCTCGTCGGTAATCCCTTCAGGGACCTTGACCAAACGATCTGCTGGTATCAGACGCAACTCTGAATAGGCGCCCACGGGCCCGCCGGCGTAAGCCACGCGGTCTCCCACATTCAGATAGTCCACACCCTCCCCTAACGCATCCACTACGCCCGCAGCTTCCAGGCCGATCCCGCTGGGCATGGGCAGCGAATAGAGCCCGGACCGGTGATAGGTGTCGATATAGTTCAGCCCGACCACGGTATTACGCACGCGTGCCTGGCCCGGTCCTGGTGCTCCAACTTCGACATCCTCATGGACCAAGACCTCTGGTCCGCCCGGCTTATGAAATCTAATTGCTTTGGTCATTTTCTAATCTCCTGTACGTACTCGCGAACAAAACGGTGGATCCTTGCCGGGCGCGATTCTATCAGCGGCGCAGATGATCGCCAGCATTCATCGCGGATCGGACGATTCGCGCCGCTCCGGGCTTTGCGACTGGATAGGCTGCGCCAGCGTTCGCTGGATGTGAAGCGTGGTTCAACGCCGGCGCCTTATCACAGGCGCTCTTCTATGCCTTATTCAGAAATTCCCGAATCTCGGGGTAAATGCTTTCTCGAAACCGGCGCCCGCTAAAAATACCGTAGTGCCCAACCCCTTGCACGCACAGGTGGCGCCGCCGCTTCGCCCCAATCCCCGTGCACAGATCGTGAGCAGCCAATGTTTGCCCATTGCCGGAGATATCGTCCAACTCGCCTTCCACCGTGAACAACGAAGCACCGCGAATGGCGGCGGGTTCCACCAAACGCCCCGCGACCTTCATCTGGCCCCGAGGCAGGGCAAACTCCTGGAATACGGTCTTGATCGTGTCGAGGTAGTACTCGGCGGGCATGTCGAGGACGGCGTTGTACTCGTCGTAAAAGCGGCGGTGGGCATCCGCGCTCTCACCGTCACCGGCCACCAGGTGATTGAAGAATTTGCGATGGGACTCCATATGCCGGTCCACATTCATGGACAGAAAACCCCAGTGCTGAAGGAATCCCGGATACACCCTGCGCGCATGCCCGGGATAATTCCAAGGTACGCGGTGGATCACGTTACTTTCAAACCAAGCGTGCGAGCGCCGCGTGGCCAGCTCGTTCACCTTCGTGGGGTTGCGCCGTGCATCGATGGGCCCGCCCATCATCACCAGGGCCTTCGTCACACATGCATCGTTATCCTGCGCCATCAGCGACACGGCGGCGAGCACGGGCACGGTTGGCTGGCACACGGACATCAAGCTTAGACCAGGGCCCAGATACCGAATGAATTCCCGGCAATAGCCAATATAGTCGTCCAGATGAAAAGCACCCGCGCTCTTGGGCACCATGCGCGCATCCAACCAATCCGTCACGTATACGTCGTAATCCCGGAAGGCCGTGCGCACCGTGTCTCGCAGCAGTGTTGCGAAGTGACCCGAGAGCGGGGCGAAAATGAGAAGGAGCGGACCCCGGTCCGCCACCTCCTTCTCGAATCGCAGAAGATGGCAAAACGGTTTTTGGATCACCGTTTCTATCCGCACATCAACGGGCGCGCCATGGATCTCGGCATGGCCGATACGCCAGGCCGGCTTTTCGTAATTGCGCAGCAAGCGCACGAAAAGTTCGTGTCCCGCCGCCGCTTGGCGGCTTACCAACGTATGAGAAAGCGGGCTATGGGGATGACTGAAAAGCTGGTGGTTGGCTTGAGCCCAGGTAACGAAGGGGGCGGAAAGGGACTTTTGTAACTCATGCAACGAGTACAGCATGGGAGGACCTTGTTATTGTGATAGCGAGTCGATTATCGCAATCGCGCCACGGTATCCGTAAGAAATCGGGGAACACGCCTCCCCGTAACCAGGACGAAACGGCGCGCCAAAGTGGAATCGCGGGTAGATTTGCAGGCGGATTTGCACGGCGAAGGGTAACCGGCAGGGACGCCTGGAGATGTTGCCAGCAAGAACTAGCCCACGGCCTTGCGCTCCCGCTCCACCAATTCACGCCGGAGGATCTTTCCAGAAAGTGATTTGGGGAATTGCCCGGTGAACTCCACGATACGAACCTTCTTGAAGGGCGCCACGCGCGCGGCGACATAGTCCATCACCTCTTGCGCGCTGAGTTCCCCTTTGCGTACCACGAAGGCCTTGGGCACTTCGCCATGTTCTTCGTCGGGGCTGGGAATCACGGCGGCGTCCGTGATGGCAGGATGGGACACGAGCACGGCTTCCAATTCCGCGGGCGCGACTTGGTAGCCGCTGTTCTAGGATGACCGAGGCGTCCGGATTCCCCGTTAACTGCTGCGCCACACTGGCGGCGACTCCGGGAAGAAATCCCACTCTTGCCAGAAACCGCTGCGTTTCCGCGGGCAGTTGGTCGAATATCTGCCCGGCGAAATAGTCGAAAACGGTCTCCAGGTTCAGCGTGCCGGCCTCGTCCTCCCAGAGCGCGCCCTTGCGAATTCGCTCGATTAGCAGAGTGAGCCCCGCGGCCCAACCTCCGCTGCGCTCATGCAAACGCCGCAGTTGATCCGGCGCCAGCGCCACCGTATCGCCTGCAATAAGACGGGTCTCGTCCAATGTGAGGCGTAAATCATCCCATTCCAGCAGGGTGACGTTCTTGTTGGCAATCAAGCGTGCGTAGTGCGAAGGAGGATCGGCACGGCTGATGGCGGCGAGGTTCATCTTCGCGGGGACCTCCGAGACCGCCTCCGCCACCACCTGGTGAAAGAGGCAATCCACCGGCACCTCCTGGTAGTTGTCGAGCACCAGAACGGAAGCCGGGGGAAGCCTGAAAAAAAGCTCCCGAAAAAAACGCCGCGCGAAACCCGCCACATCGTGCAGGTATTCCGGCGTGAGCATGGGCAACGGAGCGGCGTCTGACTCCGCATGGGGTGCTGCCGCCAGCCCAAGGTAGTAGAAGAATGTCGCCAAATCCGCGTCTCCCGGATCCACTTGGTACCAGATTCCGGGGATACCGCGCGCATCCAGCCAACTCGCCATTAACGTGGTCTTGCCCGCGCCCGGCGGGCCCACCATGCAGATCCCAGCGTGGGATCGCGCCTCATCCAACCAACGAAACAAGCGCTCGCGCTCCACCACCCCGTGCAGCCGCGGACGAGTCAATTTGGCCAGCGGCGAAAGAGTCTTGAGCATGGCGGGCGATCCTCCACGCTCAGCTTACCCAAATCCAAGCTACAAGTAATCTACAGATGACGAACGGTCTCATCTTGGCGAATCCTCGGATCGCGGCCGCTGATCTGCTAACCTCGCCAAAAAGGAGGCAGGCCCATGGACCAAGAACTCGCATTTTCTTCAGCCAAGAAACTCGCCGCGCGCCTGCGGCGGGGCAGCATCGGCTGCCTGGAGTTGCTCGATTTTTATCTCGCGCGGGTAGAGCGGTACAACCCGGCGCTCAATGCCATCATCGCGATGGATATAGACGGGGCACGCAAACGCGCGAAAGCGGCGGACCGGGCATTGCGCCGCGGCGAAGTGTGGGGACCTTTGCACGGCGTGCCCATGACCATCAAGGAATCCTTCGATGTGGCAGGCATGGCCACCACCTGGGGACTGGCACAGCACCAGTACAACATCGTTGCAAAGAACGCACTTGCCGTGGACCGGTTGAACGCGGCGGGCGCGGTGCTCTTTGGCAAAACCAATGTGCCCGTCATGCTGGGCGATTGGCAGACCTTCAATCCCCTCTACGGCACGACGAACAACCCGTGGGATCTGACTCGCACTCCGGGCGGCTCATCGGGCGGCGCGGCTGCGGCGCTGGCGGCCGGTCTTACCGGTTTGGAGACCGGTAGCGACATCGGAGCGTCCATACGCAATCCTGCCCATTACTGCGGTGTCTACGGGCACAAGCCCACTTTCGAGGTGTGCTCGGCCGTTGGGCAAAACTTGCCGGGCGTGCTGGCCAATAAGGATCTCAATGTGATTGGCCCCATGGTGCGTCACGCGGAGGATCTTGCCTTGGCCCTTGACGTGATTGCCGGCCCTAGCGAAACCGATGCACGCGCATGGCAATTGAAATTACCGAAGCCGAAAAAAACTCGCTTGCGCGATTTTCGCGTGGGTCTATTGGTCACCGCGGAAACCGCGGAAGTCGATGAAAGCATTCAACGGTTGCTGCGGAAGCTGGCGGAGTTTCTTGTCCGCTCCGGAGTGAAGGTAAGCGACAAGGACTTGCCGAAAATCGATCTCGCGGCGGCCCACCGGATATTCATCCAGTTACTTCGCGCGGCCACCTCCAGTTCGCTCAGCGACGAAGCCTTTTCGCGCGCGCAAACCGCGGCGCGCAATTCCGCGCTCGACAACGACGATTATTATCAATGGATGACGATCGCACAGGCCATGCCTCACCGAGATTGGCACGCTTGGAACGAACACCGCCTCCAAATGGCGGCGGCCTGGGAGGACTACTTTACGCAGTACGACTTGTTGCTGTGCCCTGCCGCCGCCACCACCGCGTTTCCGCACAACCAAAAAGGCGAGCGCTGGGAGCGGGTGATTACGGTGAATGGCAAACCCCAACCCACCACCACGCAAATGTTCTGGGCCGGATATTCGGGGATGGCCTATCTTCCTTCGACGGTGGCCCCCATAGGCCTCGCGGAGGACGGTCTACCAGTTGGAGTGCAGATCATCGGGCCGCGCTATGGCGATCACACGTGTATCGCATTCGCGCAGATGCTGGAGAAGGAGTACTACCCTTTCACCGCGCCTGCGGGATTTACCTGAATCCAGGGTGTGGAGACGAGATGGCCGATTTTATTTTCCTGCTGCAGAATGTTGTTTCCGGCCTCCTCCTGCCTCCCTTAGCTCCGGCTCTGATAGTCCTCCTTGGGCTCATGCTGCGAAGAAGATGGGTAGGGGCCGGATTGATCGCAACGGGCCTTGTGTCGGTAGTGCTGTTATCCACCAATGCGGTGTCGAGCGCTCTGCTCGTGAGCTTGCAAGTATCCCAGGCACTGAGTCCTACGAATCTTCCACGGGCCGGCGCCATCGTAGTGCTTGCCGGCGGCCTGCGCGAGCAAGCGGCGGAGTATGGCTCGGACCAACCCAATATCTTCACTCTGGAGCGCTTGCGATATGGTGCTTGGCTTGCGAAACGCACCGGTTTGCCGCTTCTTGTCACTGGCGGCTACAAGTATGATGGCCCCACGGAGGCGCAGGTGATGGCGCAAACACTGCGCGATGAGTTCGGGTTGCAGCCGCGCTGGGTGGAGTCGCGCTCGCGCGACACTTCGGACAACGCCTCTTACTCGGCCGAGTTGCTGCGCGAGGCCAAGATCGCGCGCGTATTGCTCGTCACCCATGCATGGCATATGCGCCGCGCCCTATTGGAATTCAAAGCGGCGCATCTCGATCCAGTTCCCGCTCCGACGGTATTCGCGCGCGTGCCCAACAAACTCACATTCGTTGATTTTCTTCCCACGGCGCGAGCCTACTTCAATAGCGGATTCGCATTGCACGAGTGGTTAGGCATTGCCTGGGCGAGTCTTCGCGGCCGCTAAACCCAAATAAAAAAGCCCGACCTTTTGGGTTGGGCTTTTTTGGGTAAGTACCCTGACGATGACCTACTTTCACGCGGTAATTCCCCGCACTATCATCGGCGCTGCGGCGTTTCACGGTCCTGTTCGGGAAGGGAAGGCGTGGGTCCACCGCGCTATGGTCGTCAGGAATTCGTTTGGCCTTGCGGGGCAGGGCAGGAGTCCAGGATCTAGGACTCCGTTCTCATGCCGCCTTCGGGCGCATTCCTTGATTGGGCTTGAGCTTTTGCCGGCTCGAAGCCCGGTATTCGATCCGCGGTGCGATAGCGCTCGCACCATAGATATATTCAGAAGAAGTTCTTTTTCAGCGCTGAGTGTTTATCACTCATGGGTTGGGTTGCATCGCGTACTTTGATTGCCTTGGGCTTCAGTGGACAACTCCAGAGGGGCGGCGGATTTTCTGTCCTCCGTCCTCTGTCTTCTGTCCCCTGAACCGCTTAGGGTTATAGGATCAAGCCGCACGGACCATTAGTACCGGTTAGCTCAACGTGTTGCCACGCTTCCACACCCGGCCTATCAACGCGGTGGTCTTCCGCGATCCTTCAGGGACCTTGCGGTCCGGGAGGTCTCATCTTGGGGCAAGTTTCCCGCTTAGATGCTTTCAGCGGTTATCTCTTCCGCACATAGCTACCCGGCAATGCGATTGGCATCACAACCGGTACACCAGCGGTGCGTCCACTCCGGTCCTCTCGTACTAGGAGCAGCCCCCCTCAAACCTCCAGCGCCCACGGTAGATAGGGACCAAACTGTCTCACGACGTTTTGAACCCAGCTCACGTACCACTTTAAATGGCGAACAGCCATACCCTTGGGACCGGCTACAGCCCCAGGATGTGATGAGCCGACATCGAGGTGCCAAACGACCCCGTCGATGTGAACTCTTGGGGGTCATCAGCCTGTTATCCCCGGCGTACCTTTTATCCGTTGAGCGATGGCCCTTCCATACAGAACCACCGGATCACTATGACCTGCTTTCGCACCTGCTCGACCTGTCCGTCTCGCAGTTAAGCTCGCTTGTGCCATTACACGACCAGTACGATTTCCGACCGTACCTAGCGAACCTTCGTGCTCCTCCGTTACTCTTTGGGAGGAGACCGCCCCAGTCAAACTGCCTACCATGCACGGTCCCCACCCCCGCTTCAGGGGGCAAGGTTAGAACCGCAATGACACCAGGCTGGTATTTCAAGGTTGGCTCCAGCGAACCTAGCGGCCCGCTCTCAACGCCTCCCAGCTATCCTACACAGATCTCATCACAGTCCAATGCAAAGCTACAGTAAAGGTGCACGGGGTCTTTCCGTCTAGCCGCGGGTAGATTGCATCATCACAACCATTTCAACTTCGCTGAGTCTCAGGAGGAGACAGTGGAGCCATCGTTACGCCATTCGTGCAGGTCGGAACTTACCCGACAAGGAATTTCGCTACCTTAGGACCGTTATAGTTACGGCCGCCGTTTACCGGGGCTTCGATCAAGAGCTCGCACCCCATCACTTAACCTTCCGGCACCGGGCAGGCGTCACACCCTATACGTCGACTTGTCGTCTTGGCAGAGTGCTGTGTTTTTGTTAAACAGTCGCGGCTCCCGATTCTCTGCGACCCCACTGGGCTCCGGCTGTTCGCCTTCACCTACATGGGGCACACCTTCTTCCGAAGTTACGGTGTCAATTTGCCGAGTTCCTTCTCCTGAGTTCTCTCAAGCGCCTGAGAATTCTCATCTCGCCCACCTGTGTCGGTTTGCGGTACGGTCAACTCTAGACTGAAGCTTAGAGGCTTTTCCTGGAAGCTTGGTATCGGTGAGTTCGCGGGCACGAAGCCCACTCCTCATCACGCCTTGGCTAAGCCGCACGGATTTTCCTATGCAGCACGCCTACACGCTTAAACCGGGACGTCCAACACCCGGCTCACGTAACCTTCTTCGTCCCCCCATCGCATCTAGAGCCGGTACAGGAATATTGACCTGTTTCCCATCAGCTACGCCTTATGGCCTCGCCTTAGGAGCCGACTCACCCTACGCCGATGAACGTTGCGTAGGAAACCTTGGGCTTTCGGCGAGCGGGCTTTTCACCCGCTTTATCGCTACTCATGTCAGCATTCGCACTTCCGATACCTCCAGCAAGGGTTCCCCCTCGCCTTCACAGGCCTACGGAACGCTCTCCTACCGCCAGAGGACAGAGGACAGAGGACTGAGAACAGATAAAAACAAACCGCACACCACGTCTTCTAGCCCCACTTGGCATGAAGACCATTGAGCATTTTCGCAATGTCGCTATAGCTTTTGTTCCAGTCCGACCACCGAGTTTCCTCAATGTGGCCCAAATCCAAACTGTAACGCGCCCATACTCGCATTTCGTCCGCCGAACCCATCGCCATGAGCAGGAATCTTTTGAATTCCGGCTTGGAGACGTTCTGCTTGCCAAATCCTTCCGCGATATTGGCGCATATGCCTTTGCTGGCCCGGCGCATTTGGCGCCCCAGCTCATATTGCTCATGCTCAGGATATTTCATGGTCTCGCGGTGGATCTCCAGCGATTTTTCATACGCCTTTTGATACACCACCAAGTCCGTGAAGTCCTTGATACTCGGTTGGTTCATATCTGTCCTCTGTCTTCTGTCATCTGTCCTCTGACCCGCAGCTTCGGTGCACAGTTTGAGCCCCGCTGAATTTTCCGC
The genomic region above belongs to Betaproteobacteria bacterium and contains:
- a CDS encoding phosphate starvation-inducible protein PsiF; protein product: MRKLLALAFFAILSNLATAQTPQQEKMKACNADAAKKELKGGDRKKFMSQCLSAKKEEQADKKKELTAQQQKMKGCNAEAKTKDLKGDARKKFMSECLSK
- a CDS encoding DegQ family serine endoprotease, with the protein product MMARRCAFALLLLLAACQKVDVPNSAQANPQPSAAAVVAPLQLPDFSALVERQGPVVVNITVAREAAGEDEDSTAPPPFGMPWDELFKRFQPFRGHPGPTPKRASMGSGFIVSADGEILTNAHVVGDEKSVTVKLTDKREFIAKVLGTDRQTDVALVKIEAQGLPVAPIGNPANTKVGEWVAAIGAPFGFENSISAGIISAKGRALPDENYVPFIQTDVAINPGNSGGPLFNLRGEVIGVNSQIYTRSGGYMGISFAIPIDIAMDVSKQIKEHGKVARGRMGVKIQELSPELAKSFGLTNAEGALVAEIEKGGPAGMAGVEAGDVILAYNGKPIRDSRDLPPLVGATRPGAQAKVKIWRGGKELEIAIKVGEFSPEKVMARGEPGSGSANKLGLVVEDLSSSQQKQLGVPGGALVRQAKGAAQKAGVRQGDVVVSLNGEKITSASQLDSLAGSASGGRPVALLIQRNEQRMFIAVPPG
- a CDS encoding quinone oxidoreductase, with the translated sequence MTKAIRFHKPGGPEVLVHEDVEVGAPGPGQARVRNTVVGLNYIDTYHRSGLYSLPMPSGIGLEAAGVVDALGEGVDYLNVGDRVAYAGGPVGAYSELRLIPADRLVKVPEGITDEQAAAMMLKGMTVQYLIRRTYRVQKGETVLFHAAAGGVGLIACQWLKALGVTVIGTVGSDEKAAIAKAHGCHHTIVYTRENFAERVMEITGGKKVPVVYDSVGKDTFAGSLDCLMPRGLLAVFGNGSGPVGAFDLNLLAAKGSLYVTRPSLMVYTGRREDLVASANELFDVVKAGKVKIEINQRYALKDAAQAHRALEGRKTTGSTVFTL
- the phaZ gene encoding polyhydroxyalkanoate depolymerase yields the protein MLYSLHELQKSLSAPFVTWAQANHQLFSHPHSPLSHTLVSRQAAAGHELFVRLLRNYEKPAWRIGHAEIHGAPVDVRIETVIQKPFCHLLRFEKEVADRGPLLLIFAPLSGHFATLLRDTVRTAFRDYDVYVTDWLDARMVPKSAGAFHLDDYIGYCREFIRYLGPGLSLMSVCQPTVPVLAAVSLMAQDNDACVTKALVMMGGPIDARRNPTKVNELATRRSHAWFESNVIHRVPWNYPGHARRVYPGFLQHWGFLSMNVDRHMESHRKFFNHLVAGDGESADAHRRFYDEYNAVLDMPAEYYLDTIKTVFQEFALPRGQMKVAGRLVEPAAIRGASLFTVEGELDDISGNGQTLAAHDLCTGIGAKRRRHLCVQGVGHYGIFSGRRFRESIYPEIREFLNKA
- a CDS encoding amidase, with product MDQELAFSSAKKLAARLRRGSIGCLELLDFYLARVERYNPALNAIIAMDIDGARKRAKAADRALRRGEVWGPLHGVPMTIKESFDVAGMATTWGLAQHQYNIVAKNALAVDRLNAAGAVLFGKTNVPVMLGDWQTFNPLYGTTNNPWDLTRTPGGSSGGAAAALAAGLTGLETGSDIGASIRNPAHYCGVYGHKPTFEVCSAVGQNLPGVLANKDLNVIGPMVRHAEDLALALDVIAGPSETDARAWQLKLPKPKKTRLRDFRVGLLVTAETAEVDESIQRLLRKLAEFLVRSGVKVSDKDLPKIDLAAAHRIFIQLLRAATSSSLSDEAFSRAQTAARNSALDNDDYYQWMTIAQAMPHRDWHAWNEHRLQMAAAWEDYFTQYDLLLCPAAATTAFPHNQKGERWERVITVNGKPQPTTTQMFWAGYSGMAYLPSTVAPIGLAEDGLPVGVQIIGPRYGDHTCIAFAQMLEKEYYPFTAPAGFT
- a CDS encoding YdcF family protein — its product is MADFIFLLQNVVSGLLLPPLAPALIVLLGLMLRRRWVGAGLIATGLVSVVLLSTNAVSSALLVSLQVSQALSPTNLPRAGAIVVLAGGLREQAAEYGSDQPNIFTLERLRYGAWLAKRTGLPLLVTGGYKYDGPTEAQVMAQTLRDEFGLQPRWVESRSRDTSDNASYSAELLREAKIARVLLVTHAWHMRRALLEFKAAHLDPVPAPTVFARVPNKLTFVDFLPTARAYFNSGFALHEWLGIAWASLRGR